A single Gemmatimonadales bacterium DNA region contains:
- a CDS encoding helix-turn-helix transcriptional regulator codes for MPLLAAPRDLALPPTVAAVLLPAERSRVDAAGSGCFAVLHRESVRDAVRVVRERSVDAVLVSVHRCAPEQVEALSLLVREFPAVPTVALLSQHDADSGEMLLRLGATGVRQVVDVTSPAGWARLRRLVGEPASRSVARIQAPLFEALPDLPPDARLFLEALVRLAPETPTVRRLAVRLAVRPSTLMSRFVRAGLPSPKNYLAAVRLLHAALLFEASGLSVSDVAYRLEYSSPQSFGRHLRAMLGITASEFRRRLPFPLACERFVERMVRPYARTWCGFRPLTYGS; via the coding sequence ATGCCACTGCTCGCCGCGCCTCGCGACCTCGCCCTGCCGCCCACCGTGGCCGCCGTTCTGCTGCCGGCCGAGCGCTCGCGTGTGGACGCTGCGGGCAGTGGATGCTTCGCGGTGCTGCACCGGGAGTCCGTACGCGACGCGGTGCGCGTGGTGCGCGAGCGCAGCGTCGATGCGGTGCTCGTGTCGGTGCATCGCTGCGCGCCCGAGCAGGTCGAGGCCTTGAGTCTTCTGGTGCGCGAGTTTCCCGCGGTGCCCACGGTGGCGCTGCTCTCCCAGCATGATGCCGACAGCGGAGAGATGCTGCTCCGGCTTGGCGCCACGGGGGTCCGCCAGGTCGTCGATGTGACCTCGCCCGCCGGCTGGGCGCGCCTCCGCCGACTAGTGGGCGAACCGGCGAGCCGCTCGGTGGCGCGCATCCAGGCACCGCTCTTCGAGGCGCTTCCCGATCTGCCGCCCGATGCGCGGCTCTTCCTCGAGGCGCTGGTCCGGCTCGCACCCGAAACGCCGACCGTGCGTCGCCTGGCCGTTCGCCTCGCAGTGCGGCCGAGCACGCTCATGTCGCGGTTCGTGAGAGCGGGTCTCCCATCGCCCAAGAATTACCTGGCGGCGGTGCGCCTGCTCCATGCGGCGCTCCTGTTCGAGGCGAGCGGACTCTCGGTGTCGGACGTTGCGTATCGGCTGGAGTATTCCTCCCCGCAGAGCTTCGGCCGGCACCTCAGGGCCATGCTGGGCATCACGGCGTCGGAATTTCGGCGCCGGCTTCCCTTCCCCCTCGCCTGTGAGCGATTCGTCGAGCGAATGGTGCGTCCGTACGCGCGGACGTGGTGCGGGTTCCGTCCGCTAACCTACGGCAGCTAG
- the pyrE gene encoding orotate phosphoribosyltransferase, translating to MSARLEELLLERSVRRGAFLLASGQRSSYYIDCRLTTMSAEGMVVVGRAGLAAIRRAGWRASAIGGLTLGADPVAYAIAAASYLDGAPIDAFTVRKEPKEHGTKRLIEGNFTSGAVAVVVEDVITSGTSARRAIAAVEAEGGSVVGVLAIVDREQGGKQALEEAGYEVVALTTARSLGLTNHGQTESS from the coding sequence ATGAGCGCGCGCCTCGAGGAGTTGCTCCTCGAGCGCTCGGTGCGACGTGGCGCCTTCCTCCTCGCCTCAGGGCAACGCTCCTCCTACTACATCGATTGCCGACTCACCACCATGTCCGCCGAAGGGATGGTCGTGGTAGGGCGAGCTGGTCTTGCGGCGATCCGGCGCGCGGGGTGGCGGGCCAGTGCGATCGGCGGGCTCACGCTGGGTGCCGATCCGGTAGCCTACGCAATCGCGGCCGCGAGCTACCTGGACGGTGCGCCGATCGACGCGTTCACCGTGCGCAAGGAACCCAAGGAGCACGGGACGAAGCGCCTGATCGAGGGAAACTTTACCAGCGGCGCCGTCGCCGTGGTCGTCGAGGACGTCATCACCTCCGGCACGTCGGCTCGGCGGGCGATCGCTGCCGTTGAGGCAGAGGGCGGGAGCGTGGTCGGCGTGCTGGCCATCGTGGACAGAGAGCAGGGCGGCAAGCAGGCACTGGAAGAGGCAGGCTACGAGGTGGTAGCACTCACTACTGCACGCTCGCTGGGTCTCACTAATCACGGACAGACCGAATCCAGCTAG
- a CDS encoding serine/threonine-protein kinase codes for MNPESLVGRTVAGYRLTHHVGEGGTASVYRADHPTHGAAAVKILLPRLSKDPVAVKRFLREAEYGRRLNHPNIVRTYEYGEADGLDYLALEWAAGEPLANFVERSGHLAPALVATIVEQLGAALAAAHRAGIIHRDLKPANIMYDPATQCAKLLDFGIARDAELNAEDRLTRAGFFVGTLQYVAPETLSGELVGEQADVYSLATITYYLLTECLPFTGKNPRELFQQLLSQEPVPLGQAKKGLRFAPAVEEAVLHGLQRDLSKRSRTVEEFAAEFCGAVRNESAARGGFLSSLFRKSPR; via the coding sequence ATGAACCCAGAGAGCCTCGTCGGTCGCACCGTGGCGGGTTACCGCCTCACACACCACGTCGGCGAGGGGGGCACGGCGTCGGTGTATCGCGCCGATCACCCGACCCACGGCGCGGCGGCCGTCAAGATTCTGCTGCCCCGGCTCAGCAAGGATCCCGTCGCGGTCAAGCGTTTCCTGCGCGAGGCCGAATACGGGCGCCGGCTGAACCACCCCAACATCGTCCGCACCTACGAATACGGCGAGGCCGACGGGCTCGACTATCTCGCACTCGAGTGGGCCGCGGGCGAGCCGCTCGCCAACTTCGTCGAGCGCTCCGGCCATTTGGCGCCCGCGCTCGTCGCCACCATCGTCGAGCAGCTCGGCGCCGCACTCGCCGCGGCACATCGCGCGGGCATCATCCACCGCGACCTGAAGCCGGCGAACATCATGTATGACCCGGCCACGCAGTGCGCGAAGCTGCTCGATTTCGGTATCGCGCGCGACGCGGAGCTCAACGCTGAGGACCGGCTCACCCGCGCGGGGTTCTTCGTGGGCACGCTCCAATACGTGGCGCCGGAGACACTGAGCGGCGAATTGGTGGGTGAGCAGGCGGACGTCTACAGCCTGGCTACGATCACCTACTATCTGCTCACCGAGTGCCTGCCCTTCACCGGCAAGAACCCCAGGGAGTTGTTTCAGCAACTTCTATCTCAGGAGCCGGTGCCGCTCGGGCAAGCCAAGAAGGGGCTTCGGTTTGCGCCGGCGGTGGAGGAGGCGGTCCTCCATGGCTTGCAGCGGGATCTCTCCAAGCGGAGCCGGACGGTAGAGGAGTTTGCGGCCGAGTTCTGCGGGGCGGTGCGCAACGAGAGCGCCGCACGCGGAGGCTTTCTCTCGAGCCTTTTTCGTAAGAGCCCGCGATGA
- a CDS encoding GWxTD domain-containing protein has product MRRLALSALIAAAALGCAGGGSRELRGPDPAPDDAPRLASATATFRRIGRLASGDPLPFVGTMAFAGGPGDTVLAILGLSLDNRSLTFVREPAGYGAHYRVSITLRSGAASPLELTREEVVRVATLAETGRTDESVLFQQTFKLLPGQQHVIVALRDLTSGVESRAEGDYDAPELGPGRTSQPILAYQAKGRGERSDPLQLVLNPRGVLGFSGDTMLAYVEGYGFKGPATIPFEVRDERDSVVWRDSLRFQGARAVESQVLRLAPDSLVLGELRLVVDSGVAARRVSALVSFTSAWPVTSYDQMLNLLRYFGPNAYLDSLRKAPAGDRARLWRRFWRASDPNPKTPRNEQLEEYFSRVAAANAQIKDEGIPGWRTDRGEVFITLGAPDESSESGESQSRIVRWIYQNYGLSLYFIDQAGFGRYRLSPQSRSDYERVLDRLRRASAG; this is encoded by the coding sequence ATGCGGCGCCTGGCGCTGAGCGCACTGATTGCGGCCGCCGCGCTCGGGTGCGCTGGTGGCGGGAGCAGGGAACTGCGCGGCCCTGATCCGGCGCCGGACGACGCGCCCAGACTGGCGTCGGCCACGGCGACGTTCCGCCGCATCGGCCGGTTGGCGTCGGGCGATCCGTTGCCGTTCGTCGGCACCATGGCCTTTGCCGGAGGCCCTGGTGATACCGTGCTCGCCATCCTCGGTCTCTCCCTCGACAACAGGTCGCTCACCTTCGTCCGCGAACCCGCCGGGTACGGCGCCCATTATCGCGTCTCGATCACGCTCCGTTCCGGGGCCGCATCGCCGCTCGAGCTTACCCGCGAAGAAGTCGTGCGGGTGGCCACGCTCGCCGAAACCGGCCGCACCGACGAGAGCGTGCTCTTCCAGCAGACTTTCAAGCTGCTGCCGGGCCAGCAGCACGTGATCGTGGCACTCCGAGACCTGACCTCCGGCGTCGAAAGCCGGGCGGAAGGAGACTATGATGCTCCGGAGCTCGGGCCCGGCAGGACGAGCCAGCCGATCCTTGCATACCAGGCGAAGGGCAGGGGCGAGCGGAGCGATCCGCTGCAGCTCGTGCTCAATCCACGCGGCGTCCTCGGGTTCAGCGGCGACACGATGCTCGCCTACGTCGAGGGCTACGGCTTCAAGGGGCCCGCGACGATTCCCTTCGAGGTGCGTGACGAGCGGGATAGCGTCGTCTGGCGCGACTCGCTCCGCTTCCAGGGGGCGCGCGCGGTCGAGAGCCAGGTGCTCCGACTGGCGCCCGACAGCCTCGTGTTGGGCGAGCTCCGGCTCGTGGTCGATTCCGGCGTCGCCGCGCGCCGCGTGTCAGCGCTGGTCTCGTTCACCTCGGCGTGGCCGGTGACGAGCTACGACCAGATGCTGAATCTGTTGCGTTACTTCGGGCCCAACGCGTACCTCGACTCGCTGCGCAAGGCGCCGGCCGGCGACCGCGCGCGGCTCTGGCGTCGGTTCTGGCGCGCGAGCGATCCGAACCCGAAGACGCCGCGGAACGAACAGCTCGAGGAATATTTCAGCCGAGTGGCGGCGGCCAACGCGCAGATCAAGGACGAGGGCATCCCGGGCTGGCGAACCGATCGCGGCGAGGTGTTCATCACCCTCGGCGCGCCCGACGAATCGAGCGAGAGCGGCGAAAGCCAGTCGCGGATCGTCCGCTGGATTTACCAGAACTACGGCCTCAGCCTCTATTTCATCGACCAGGCCGGCTTCGGCCGGTACCGGCTCTCCCCGCAGTCCCGCTCCGATTACGAGCGGGTGCTCGACCGGCTGCGGCGCGCAAGTGCAGGGTAG
- the polA gene encoding DNA polymerase I has translation MANHAPPRLFLVDGYALLYRAFFAMISRPLRTARGENTSAAWGVVNFLLRLREKYRPDYLVWVNDAGTSFREERYPEYKSTREKLDQELQADFDRAVERTGQLLGAFRVPVVAVPGYEADDVIGTLATRAAGEGLHAVIVSGDKDFYQLIGPGVALLNPGRGGPAAVDEVWVDESNASERLGVPPAQVADFLALVGDASDNVPGVKGIGEKGAQKLLADFGDLEAVLTRAAEVSAKRAREALLAQGDAARLSRELVTIHRDVPVPLDLAEFAMRDPDRERLIQVLSELEFYSLVRRLSEIGAKEGGRDSKEIASAEAALETPDLASPDALTTSTVPTALTASDWLSLSASAPAAEVVDDPDALPALIERLRTAPLVALDTETSSLEPHDAELIGLSLAASPTEVWYLPFGHRPPAGELAAPAPVTNLPPLDSFACACVAALLRDPAVAKAGHNIKYDWQVLRRAGIELAGVAYDSMLASFVIDPGRRSHAIDTLALEHLGRGMETYTDLTGKGKAQIPFAEVPVARAAAYCGNDSATVLALHEFFAPNLDEAPLHHVFAMLEMPLVPVLVDMEWDGIAIDRALFARLSAELGEDLARLEAEIARVAGTALNLNSPRQLAAVLFETLELPVLKRTKTGPSTDADVLEQLAAMGHELPRLILDYRELQKLKSTYVDALPERVNAHTGRIHTSFNQTGAATGRLSSSEPNLQNIPVRTPRGEAIRRGFVPAPGCVFLVADYSQIELRLMAHLSGDPAFIDAFMQGGDIHRQTAALIFGVPVAEVTPEMRARAKTINFATIYGQGAFALSRQLGISQDDAKQFITQYFARFAGVRAFLNRQIELARVQGYVETLFGRRRYVPEIRDSNYNQRAYGERNAQNSPLQGSAADLIKLAMIRIHRALGERGLASRMLLQVHDELVFEVPTDEVEAMRELVRSYMETVVELRVPLVVDIGVGPDWLDAKRE, from the coding sequence ATGGCGAACCACGCACCACCCCGGCTCTTCCTTGTCGACGGCTACGCCCTCCTGTACCGCGCCTTCTTTGCGATGATCTCCCGCCCCCTGCGCACCGCGCGGGGAGAGAACACCTCGGCTGCGTGGGGCGTAGTCAATTTCCTGTTGCGGCTCCGCGAGAAATACCGCCCCGACTATCTGGTCTGGGTCAATGACGCCGGCACCTCGTTCCGCGAGGAGCGCTACCCGGAGTACAAATCCACCCGCGAAAAACTCGACCAGGAGTTGCAGGCCGACTTCGACCGGGCCGTCGAGCGCACCGGTCAGCTCCTCGGCGCCTTTCGCGTTCCGGTGGTCGCCGTGCCGGGCTACGAGGCCGACGACGTGATCGGCACGCTGGCCACCCGCGCGGCGGGCGAGGGGCTCCACGCGGTGATCGTCTCGGGCGACAAGGACTTCTACCAGCTCATCGGCCCCGGAGTGGCGCTGCTCAACCCGGGCCGCGGCGGCCCTGCAGCGGTGGACGAAGTGTGGGTCGACGAGTCGAACGCCTCCGAGCGCCTGGGCGTGCCGCCCGCGCAGGTGGCTGACTTTCTGGCGCTCGTGGGCGATGCCTCGGACAACGTGCCCGGCGTCAAGGGCATCGGCGAGAAGGGCGCGCAGAAGCTTCTGGCCGATTTCGGCGACCTCGAGGCCGTGCTCACCCGCGCCGCCGAGGTGTCCGCGAAGCGCGCGCGCGAGGCGCTCCTCGCGCAGGGCGACGCGGCGCGCCTCTCCCGCGAGCTCGTGACCATCCACCGCGACGTGCCGGTGCCGCTGGATTTGGCCGAGTTCGCCATGCGCGACCCGGATCGAGAGCGCTTGATACAGGTGTTGAGTGAGTTGGAGTTCTACTCGTTGGTGAGAAGGTTGAGTGAGATAGGTGCTAAGGAAGGCGGTAGGGACAGTAAGGAGATCGCCTCTGCCGAAGCGGCGCTCGAGACGCCGGACCTCGCATCCCCCGACGCCCTTACCACCTCTACGGTCCCTACCGCCCTTACCGCCTCTGACTGGCTTTCGCTGAGCGCCAGTGCGCCGGCGGCGGAGGTTGTCGACGACCCGGATGCGCTGCCCGCGCTGATCGAGCGGCTGCGCACGGCGCCCCTCGTGGCGCTCGACACCGAGACGAGCTCACTCGAGCCGCACGACGCGGAACTCATCGGGCTCTCGCTCGCCGCGAGTCCGACCGAGGTCTGGTATCTCCCGTTCGGCCACCGGCCCCCTGCGGGCGAGCTCGCGGCGCCGGCGCCGGTCACCAATCTTCCGCCGCTCGACAGCTTCGCGTGCGCCTGCGTGGCGGCACTTCTCCGCGACCCGGCGGTGGCGAAGGCGGGGCACAACATCAAGTACGACTGGCAGGTGCTCCGGCGGGCGGGGATCGAGCTCGCGGGTGTGGCCTACGACTCGATGCTCGCGAGCTTCGTGATCGATCCGGGGCGCCGCTCGCACGCCATCGACACGCTCGCGCTCGAGCACCTCGGGCGCGGGATGGAGACGTACACCGATCTTACGGGCAAGGGCAAGGCGCAGATCCCGTTCGCCGAGGTGCCGGTGGCGCGCGCGGCCGCGTACTGCGGTAACGACAGCGCGACGGTGCTGGCGCTGCATGAGTTCTTCGCGCCGAACCTCGACGAAGCGCCGCTTCACCACGTCTTCGCGATGCTGGAGATGCCGCTCGTGCCCGTGCTGGTCGACATGGAGTGGGACGGGATCGCGATTGATCGCGCGCTCTTCGCCCGGCTCTCGGCCGAGCTAGGGGAGGATCTCGCGCGGCTCGAGGCGGAGATCGCGCGGGTCGCGGGTACGGCGCTCAATCTGAATTCGCCGCGGCAGCTTGCGGCAGTGCTGTTCGAGACGCTCGAGCTCCCGGTGCTCAAGCGGACCAAGACCGGCCCCTCGACCGATGCCGACGTGCTGGAGCAGCTCGCGGCCATGGGGCACGAGCTGCCGCGGCTCATTCTCGACTACCGCGAGCTGCAGAAGCTGAAGTCCACCTACGTGGACGCCCTGCCCGAGCGGGTGAACGCGCACACCGGCCGGATCCATACCAGCTTCAACCAGACCGGCGCCGCCACCGGACGGCTCTCATCCTCGGAGCCGAACCTGCAGAACATCCCGGTGCGCACCCCCCGGGGCGAGGCCATCCGCCGCGGCTTCGTGCCGGCGCCGGGCTGCGTCTTTCTCGTGGCCGACTACTCGCAGATCGAGCTGCGCCTCATGGCGCACCTCTCGGGCGATCCGGCGTTCATTGACGCGTTCATGCAGGGCGGGGACATCCACCGACAGACCGCGGCACTCATCTTCGGCGTGCCGGTTGCCGAGGTCACGCCCGAGATGCGGGCGCGCGCCAAGACGATCAACTTTGCCACGATCTACGGTCAGGGCGCCTTCGCCCTCTCGCGCCAGCTCGGGATCTCGCAGGACGACGCCAAGCAGTTCATCACCCAGTACTTTGCCCGCTTCGCGGGGGTGCGCGCCTTCCTCAACCGTCAGATCGAACTGGCCCGCGTGCAGGGCTACGTCGAGACCCTCTTCGGGCGCCGGCGCTACGTGCCCGAAATCCGGGACTCGAACTACAACCAGCGCGCGTATGGCGAGCGCAACGCGCAGAACTCTCCGCTCCAGGGCTCGGCGGCCGACCTCATCAAGCTCGCGATGATTCGCATCCACCGCGCGCTGGGCGAGCGCGGCCTTGCGAGCCGGATGCTGCTCCAGGTGCACGACGAGCTGGTCTTCGAGGTACCGACGGACGAAGTAGAGGCGATGCGCGAGCTGGTGCGGAGCTACATGGAGACGGTGGTGGAGCTGCGGGTGCCGCTGGTCGTCGATATCGGCGTGGGGCCCGACTGGCTCGACGCAAAACGGGAGTAG
- a CDS encoding MMPL family transporter produces the protein MAVWLILGIIATIRAPRTERLLNVRGGSSQPSEASRAEQYLNDRFQSPLSEYYAVALTGSPGFGTPDGRLVLDTLSGRLAALPYVRGVISYASTGDTTFLSRDRRGTFLVVAVRATRGDSAAALVAPVRAAVRGALAAAAGGAGYTATVTGRAPLDLDVRTVTAQDSRRGEARLLPLTMGILVLAFGALLAAALPVVIGFLAITVSLTIIGLLTYVTPMSVFVLNMTTMIGLGVGIDYSLLIVTRFREELGRGRRRLVAAMYTVRTAGVSVVTSGLTVMVGFAALLFTPLVETRSVGLGGLVVVAAAVLLSITLLPALLAIFGRNIDWPRWLARRLAWYHAPQIWESWARTLHRHPWRAITLGGLAIAVLTLPVFWIRIGLPARHWWPDETEAGRGIEALTAMGAAGVVQPIRLVIEVPEGRTALETATLRGLRTLSDSLRADPRVRTVRSLVDIRPGTSLLGYSLLYSDLAQARKDIPDVLDAYLSTDHRATLMDVILADTTSLTTAMDVVEHARALANAKLKGTRRFHVLVGGYVASSLDFQHDLLRRFPLLVALILGATGIMLAVAFRSVLVPVKAIIMNTLSVSATFGLIVLVFQHGIGSQLFGLDGPTSAIFVVVPVLVFAIVFGLSMDYEVFLLSRIKEAFDRTGRNDEATMEGLSATASVITSAALIMILVFGVFAFARVLVMQFLGFGLAVAVLLDATIIRMVLVPAFMHLAGRWNWWPGASYSRFASSQSGPTPISTTSGTRSSTTVSM, from the coding sequence GTGGCAGTCTGGCTGATTCTCGGCATCATCGCCACCATCCGCGCCCCCCGTACCGAGCGGTTGCTGAACGTTCGCGGCGGGAGCAGCCAGCCCAGCGAGGCCTCCCGGGCCGAGCAGTACCTCAACGACCGATTCCAGAGCCCGCTCAGCGAATATTACGCCGTCGCGCTGACCGGATCGCCCGGGTTCGGGACCCCGGACGGGCGGCTGGTGCTCGACACGCTGTCCGGGCGCCTTGCCGCGCTGCCGTACGTGCGCGGAGTCATCTCCTATGCGTCAACCGGCGATACGACGTTTCTGAGTCGCGACCGGCGGGGCACCTTCCTCGTGGTCGCGGTCCGCGCGACGCGGGGCGACAGCGCCGCAGCCCTGGTCGCCCCGGTGCGGGCGGCGGTCCGGGGCGCGCTCGCGGCCGCGGCGGGTGGCGCGGGATACACGGCGACGGTCACCGGCCGCGCGCCGCTCGACCTCGACGTGCGCACCGTGACGGCACAGGACAGCCGGCGGGGCGAGGCACGGCTGCTGCCGCTTACGATGGGGATACTGGTGCTCGCCTTCGGCGCGCTGCTCGCGGCGGCGCTGCCGGTCGTGATCGGGTTTCTCGCGATCACCGTCTCGCTCACGATCATCGGTCTGCTCACCTACGTCACGCCAATGTCGGTCTTCGTCCTCAACATGACGACGATGATCGGCCTCGGGGTGGGCATCGATTACTCGCTGCTCATCGTCACTCGCTTCCGCGAGGAGCTGGGCCGCGGGCGGCGCCGGCTGGTGGCGGCGATGTACACCGTGCGGACGGCCGGCGTGTCGGTGGTCACGTCGGGGCTCACGGTCATGGTGGGATTCGCGGCGCTGCTCTTCACGCCGCTGGTCGAGACCCGGAGCGTCGGGCTCGGCGGCCTCGTGGTCGTCGCCGCGGCTGTCCTCCTCTCGATTACGCTCCTCCCCGCCCTGCTCGCGATTTTCGGCCGCAACATCGATTGGCCGCGCTGGCTCGCGCGACGGCTCGCGTGGTACCACGCGCCGCAGATCTGGGAAAGCTGGGCGCGCACGCTGCATCGGCACCCGTGGCGTGCCATCACTCTCGGCGGCCTCGCGATCGCGGTGCTTACGCTGCCGGTGTTCTGGATCCGGATCGGCCTGCCGGCCCGACACTGGTGGCCGGACGAAACCGAAGCAGGCCGAGGGATCGAGGCGCTCACTGCGATGGGCGCCGCCGGCGTGGTGCAGCCCATCCGGCTCGTGATCGAGGTCCCCGAGGGCCGCACCGCGCTCGAGACCGCGACGCTCCGCGGTCTTCGGACGCTGTCCGACTCGCTCCGCGCCGATCCGAGAGTCCGGACAGTGCGCAGCCTGGTGGACATCCGGCCCGGCACCTCGCTGCTCGGCTATTCCCTGCTCTACAGCGACCTCGCGCAGGCGCGGAAGGACATCCCGGACGTCCTCGACGCGTACCTGAGCACCGACCACCGCGCCACGCTGATGGATGTGATCCTGGCCGACACGACGAGCCTCACGACGGCAATGGACGTGGTGGAGCACGCACGCGCGCTCGCGAACGCCAAGCTCAAGGGCACGCGCCGCTTTCACGTGCTCGTCGGCGGCTACGTGGCGTCGAGCCTCGACTTCCAGCACGATCTGCTGCGCCGTTTCCCGCTTCTCGTAGCGCTTATCCTGGGCGCCACGGGCATCATGCTGGCCGTGGCGTTCCGTTCGGTGCTGGTGCCGGTGAAGGCGATCATCATGAACACCCTCTCGGTGAGCGCCACGTTCGGGCTCATCGTCCTCGTCTTCCAGCACGGCATCGGCAGCCAGCTCTTCGGACTCGACGGACCGACCTCCGCGATCTTCGTGGTGGTGCCTGTGCTGGTGTTCGCGATCGTCTTCGGGCTCAGCATGGACTACGAGGTGTTCCTGCTGAGCCGGATCAAAGAGGCGTTCGACCGCACCGGGCGGAACGATGAGGCGACCATGGAGGGCCTGAGCGCCACCGCGTCGGTGATCACGTCGGCGGCGCTCATCATGATTCTCGTGTTCGGGGTGTTCGCCTTCGCGCGGGTGCTGGTGATGCAGTTCCTGGGCTTCGGGCTCGCGGTAGCGGTGCTGCTCGACGCCACCATCATCCGCATGGTGCTGGTGCCGGCGTTCATGCACCTCGCCGGACGGTGGAATTGGTGGCCCGGCGCAAGCTACTCCCGTTTTGCGTCGAGCCAGTCGGGCCCCACGCCGATATCGACGACCAGCGGCACCCGCAGCTCCACCACCGTCTCCATGTAG